The Pseudomonas viciae genomic interval CCCAGCTCAGTTCAACGCTCGCCTCCAGCCCGACCGCGTTGGTCAGCGTGACCAACGCCCCCATGTCGATCCCCAACGCATTTCGACGAACCTGCGCCCCGGTGACCTCGAATCGGCCAAGCACAAAGCTCAGCGTGTCGTAGACATTCGGGCCATTGTCGGCAATGCAGCCGCCACCACAGGCGGCACTGTCCAAATACCAGGTGTCATGGCCGGCATGATCCTCGATGCGCTCGTGGTAACGCGCCCGGACATGCACCGCGTCATTGAACAGGCCTTGCTTCACGGCATTGAGCAAGTGGATGTTGTAGCGTCGGTGAAAGGCCGTGAGCAGCGTCAGGTTCAAGCGGCGGGCCATGTCGCGCAATTGCTCGGCCTGGTCCAGTTCGAGGGTCAATGGTTTCTCGCAGCACACATGCTTGCCCGCCTCCAGGGCGGCCATGCAAGCGGTGAAGTGAAGATGGTTGGGCAGGTTGATGATCACCGCGTCGAGGTCCGGGTCGGCGAGCAAGGTGGTGTAATCGGTATGGCAACGCACATCCGTCGCCGCGAATGGCGCCAGCCGTTCGGGCGCCTTGTCGCACACTGCCACCAGTTGGCACAGGGTGCTGTCTTGCAGCGCCTTGAGGTAGTAGTGGGAAATCACTCCCATGCCGATGATGCCAAGCCTTATGGTCATGCCGCTGTCCTCGTGATTCGGGAAATACCGAGTTGTCCCGCGATGCTGTCGAGCTGCTCCAACAGTGCGGCATCGACGGGAATGCCCTGTGCCAGGCGTTCGGTACGCACCCCCAGGTCAGGCGCGCCGGGATAGCTCAGTGGGTCGAACGCCGGATGCACGGGCGCCTGCGTGATGTACTGGAGCAATCGGTCCATCGACGAGCGGAAACCTTCGCCAGCACCAAAGGCTTCGGGGGACAGGGCCAGGAAGAAGTGGCCGATGCTATTGCGCCCTGGGTTGCCAAAGTCCGCACCGGTCTGGGCACCACTGAGCACCCCGCACAGGATCTCGACCATCATTCCAAGGCCCAAGCCCTTGTGTCCGCCCTGCTCCGCGTAAGCCCCGCCGAGCATCGGCAGCATCGCGCTGCCGTCCAGGTACGCGCCAGGATCGCTAACCTCGCGGCCTTCGGCATCGTGAAGCCAGCCGGTGGGAATGGTTTGCTGGCGTCGAATGGCCTGTTTGATCTTGCCGCTGGCGCAGACCGTCGTGCTCATGTCCAACAGGAATGGCGCTGGCATAGCCGCCACCGGAGCCGCCAGGCTGATCGGGTTCGTCCCCATCAAGGGCGCCATACTGCCCAGCGGATGAGCGACAGGCTCACGACCCAGGTTGGTCATGGCCATGCCGATCATGCCGTGTTCCAGTGCCATGCTGGCGTAGAAACCTGCCGCGCCAAAGTGCGAACTGTTACGCACCACCACACAGCCGATCCCAAAGTCCCGGGCCTTGTCGATGGCCCGTTCCATGGCCTGCTGTCCCGCCAACAGTCCCAGCCCGCCGTCGGCATCAAGGGTGGCGCAGGCCCCTTGGTCGCTGATCCACTGGCCGGTGGCGGCCAGGTTGATTTCACCACTCCGGGCACCGGCGATATAGACATTGACCAGGTTGGCGATGCCATGGGTATCGTGGCCGTTCAGATCGGCATGCAGTAACACGGGCGCCGCCTTCTGGGCCTGGGATGCGGTGAAGCCTGCTGCCTTAAGGGCAGCCACAGTGAACCCATGCAGCTCGTTGGCTGCAATGCAGAAGAAATCCATAGCGTTTTATCCTTGCTTGAGAGTGTTTTCGATCGGCTCGGCAAAGCGACGTAGCAGCCCCTTTACAGCGACTGCAAAGGTGTCCAGGTCATTGATCGAAACGTATTCACGGGAGGTGTGCGCTCCGTTGTCGGCCAGTGAGCCCGGCCCCCAGACGACGCTGTAGGCGCCGTTGCCCTGAGCCCACATCGCATCGCAGGTGAAGGCCTGTTCGGCATCCGGGTTCGGCACGATGCCGGCCTCGCCCAACAGGCGCTGCAAGGCCACATGGCGGTTGTTCAGGACCGGCAAGCCGCGCTTGAGCCAACGAGCGCTGCAGGTCGTGCGCAGGCGTTCGACAGTCATGAGGAATGGCGGGCTTTGGGCGAAACGTGAGCCGCACTGCTGCAACGCCTGGTCGAACGCCTGCTCGATCAACACCTCGGCATCCCGCGCCTGAGCGGTGCTGCGATAGGCAAAATTGAAGAGACAGTGCCCGCTACCGTAAACCCGGTTGTGGTGTATGCCGGTATGCAGGCCGGCCAGGGTCATCTTCACCTGCAGCGCGTGCAACGGCTCTGCCAACTGGGCAGCCATGGCCTGGGCGATGAAACCCAGAACCAGCGAAGCATTGTCGCCCTGTTGCGGAAAGTCGTCGGTCGAATCCCTGCCGTCCATCCGTACTTCGTATGTCATCGAGGTGGTAGAGGCATCGAAGTAACCGGGGCCGGTAGGCTCCACGAAGATGTTCAGACAGCCCAGGTAGCCTTGCTCGCACAGGTAGCGGGTACCATAGACGCCCATGGCGCCCCCTTCTTCACCGGCGACCACTTGGATCAGCACCCGGATATCGTCCAGCACCTGCGGCTCTTGCATCTGCAAGGCCTCCAGCGCTGCCAGCACCGCCAGGCCTGGCCCCTTATTGTCCACCGCGCCGCGGCCCTGTACGCAGCCGTCGACTACCTGCACAGGCAGATGAGGTGACACGGTGTCCATGTGGAAATTGAACATGACCGTACGTTCCCGTGGCCCGTTGCCGATCTCCAGCACGCTATGGGGCTGCCAAGCCAGGAACTGCGGCGCCTCGTTCATCCGGCGCTGTACCGACACCGGCACTCGCGCCTCATCGGGCAAGGCACCAGGACCGTTGAACACCTCGCGCATGCCCACTGCCTGCGCCCACTGGGCGAAGAGCATATTGGCCTGTGCGATGCACGAGGGCTGGCCGGTCTCCATCGGGGTCACCGTGTCGATGCACAGCAGTTGCTCAAGCCGGTCTACGTATTTATCCGTGAACAGCATGTTTCGCCTCCTGGCAGGATTGCAGCAAGTCCCGTGCATGCCCGGCATAGGCCTGATAGGTCTGCCGTTGTCGATGCGGATCCGTGGCCGACTGTTTGAGGTGCGGAATCAGGCACAGGTGCGGCTCGATCGAAAACCAGCCGTTGTAACCCTTGTCCAGCAGCAGATTGATGCAGTCTTTGGCCCGCACCTGGCCTTCCCCGGGGAAGGTGTAGTGCACTTCGTCCGCTTCCCGGCAGCCATCCTTCAGATGCACATGCGCCACGTGCGGGAGAACCTGGCGCAGGAACGCCAAGGCGTCATAGCCATAACTCAGGCCATTGCCGATATCGAACAACAGCTTCAAGTGATCCGAGCCAACGGCATCGAGCAACTGCAAGGTCTGCTCGGCGCCCTGGCCGGCCCAACCGGCACAGTTCTCGTGTATCAGCACGACATCGGCGTCTTCGGCCACCTCGACCAGACGCTTGAATCGCTCAATGACCGCATGCCGCCAGCGGGCCTCGTCCCAGCCACAATTGGGGTAGGACATGACACGGATCATCCGCGTCCCCAGACGCCCGGCCATCTGCAACAGGCATTGCAACTCGGCCCAGTCAGTCTGCCAGTCGGTATCGATCCTGCTGCCCCAATTGCCGATCTGCGAGGCCAGGACCACCACGTCCACGGACTGTGCGAGCAGCGAATCGCACATCGATACGCGTGATCGTTCCGACAGGTTGGCCAGCGGCACGCTGTCGACACTGCGCAGCTCGAGATGCCGCCAGCCCAGTTCAGCGTGGCACGCCAACTGCTCGGCCAAGGACGCGCAGCCTTCATCGGCGATCCCCGTGAGCTTAAATGACCTCGGCATGGCTGAACTCCTTCAACGCCTCGATGACGCGCGATACCTGCCCATCGCTCATGCCGGAGCACAGGGGCAATGCCAGGCATTGCTTGCCCAGCAGACGCGCATTGGGGTAGTGCGCCGGCCCTGCGGACCATTGGACAAACGCCGGCTGCTCAGGCAACGGCACAGGAAAATGCACGCGGGTCTGGATACCGCGCGCGGTGAGATGCCTGGTCAGCCGCTCACGCTCGGCACTGCGCACGACATAAGCGTGAGGGGAGAAATCCGGGGTACCGCGATGCTGGCCGAGCAACACGCCGTCGCTGGCTTCGATGGCTTCGTCGTAGGCCTTTGCAATGGCCTGCTTGCGGGCCAGGTGCAAGTCGTTTTCCCGCAACCGGGCCTGCAGCCAGGCGGCATTGGTCTCATCCATGCGGCTGTTGTATCCCAAGCGCTGGTGGTAGAAACGCCGACGGCCGTCCTGCCCATGATTGCGCAGCATCCGGACGGCTCCCGCCACCTGGTCGTCGTCAGTAATCACCGCGCCACCGTCGCCGATACCGCCCAAGGGTTTGGCCGGAAAGAAGGAATACACGCCAATGTCACCGAGTGTGCCGGCATGACGGCCGCGCAGGCGCGCACCGAATGCGGTGGCACTGTCCTCGAGAATCAGGACATCGTCGGGCAATGCCTCACGCAACGCGTCGACGTCAGCCAGGCCGCTGAACAGGTGGGCGACCAATACCGCCCGCGTCCGGGGGGTCAAGGCGCGGACGACGGCCTCGGCCTCGAGCACGCCGCTGTGGGGGGCGACGTCCACGAATATCGGTGTAGCACCCGCCTGCACAATGGATGAGGCGGCCGATACATAGCAAAAAGCAGGTGTTATGACCTCATCTCCCGGTCCAATACCGGATGCAATCAGCGACAGGGTCAGGCCAGAGGTCGCAGAACTTACACAGACAGCGTGGCGCGCACCGACCTTGGTCGCCAGGACTTGCTCGAAATTCTGAACCTGCTGCTTGAGAATGAAATCGCCTTGTTGGACCCGGGCAGCGAGAATCTCGAGTATCTGTGTCTGCGCATTGGGATAACGGCGTTGGAAATCCTGGTACTTGATCATGACTGGGCTCCGGCGGCGGCATAGAACTCGGTGATCGCCTGGCACACGCTGGCAACATCTGACGCAGTCAGATCGGCATAGAGAGGAAGGCCCAACGCCCGGGTGGCGGCCCGCTCGGCGACCGGAAAACGACCCTCGGCATGGGTTGGCCCGGCGCACACCGGCTGCAGGTGCAGCGGCAGCGGGTAGTAGGCCTCGACGCCAATCCCGCGCGCAGCGAGATGCTCGGCCAGACCGTCACGGTTCTGCGCCTCGATCAGGTAGACATAGTCGACGCATCGCTGGCGCGCTGCCCGAGGCAACGTGACCGGCACCTGCAGGTATTCACCCAAGGGCCCCAGGTGCAAGTCGTAGGCATCGCGAAGCGCGGCACGTCGTTCGATCTCCTGGTCCAGCTCGGGCAATCGTGCCCTCAGCCATAGGGCCTGCAGGTCGTCCATTCGGCTGTTGTAGCCCAGGCACTGCGCCAGGCCGCTGGCATCACGGCCATTGTCGAGGATCTGTCGCACCCGCCTGGCCAGATCCGCATCGCGGGTCAGGACCATTCCGGCATCGCCGAGCGCACCCAGGGTCTTGGTGGGGAAGAACGACAGTACGCCAAGGTCCCCGATCAGCCCGGCATGCCTGTCGTTCCAGCGCATTCCGATACCTTCGGCGCTGTCCTCGACAACCTTCAAACCATGTCGACGGGCGATGTCCATCAACGCGTCCATTTCGGCCATTTGCCTGAACAGATGGACCGGCATGATGGCTCGGGTACGCGGGGTGATGCAGGCTTCGATCAGGGAGCAGTCAATTGCGTAGCTGCCAGGTTCGATATCGACGAACACCGGCGTCGCCCCCACTTGCAGGATGCAGGAGACCGAAGCGAAGAAGCTGTAGCAAGGCACGATGACTTCATCACCCGGGCCGATGCCCAGCGCCATCAGACAGATGATCAGCGAATCGGTAGCGTTGCCGGTGGCGATAGCATGGGGCGCGCCGGTATAAGTGGCGATAGCCTGCTCAAACGCCCGCACCTGTTGGTCATTGACCCAACCGGACTGTCGATGAAACTCCGCCAGCCCCTCCTCCAGCAGCGGCAAGGCGCGGGTGAATCCTTCGGTGATCTGGAAAAACGGAACACTCATCGAACGGCCTCCTTGGCCATATGCATATTGATCGACGCCAATGCGCTGGCAGATGCAACGCCGCGGGCCTGCTCCAGCAACTCGACAACCTGCTGGTTGAACGCCACTGTGCCGCTGCGAGGCATATCGGCGCCGTGACCCTGCAGGTGGTTCCTGAAATAGCGGTAGTACTCGCCCACACATGTGGTCAGGGGCTCGTCAGCGAAGATCTGGTGAGCAGTACTGCCACTGTGCTCGGTGTCGCATCTGAGCTGTGCGTAGCTGTCGTCGGCGCCTACGGGGAAAAAGCCTTCGCAGCATTCGCCACTCTCCAGTTGCAGGCGCACACTGCGTTGGCGGATCGGGCTGGCAAGATCCGATTCGAGCAGCACCTCGATGCCTTGCTCATCGCGCCAGCCGATGCTGCCGGCCTTCATGGCCTGGCGCAGCTTGCCTTCGACGCGCAGATCTTCGGTGTGCGCGCGGAACCCGGACGCCGGAGCACCCGCGAACAGCAACGCCAGGCTGACCTGATGCGGCATTTCAATGTCGAACAGGTGTTCGCCATGGCGGGTGAAAGAGCGCGAAAAGCGAGGCTTGTCATGGACGATGTGCACACTGCGAAGCGGCTGTTCACTGGCTTCCAGCCACCGGGTGAGCCGTGGGACCAACTGACTGTGGCCCCACACCGAAACCACCAGGATCTGCGCACCATATTGTTGCTCCATGGAACGCAGCGCCTGGGCCTCGGCCAGGTTCATCACCATGGGTTTCTCAATGATGATGTATCGGAAACCGGCCATAAGCGCTTCGTGCACATGACGCAAGTGCAGGGCCGGTGGCGTACAGATATGCACGACACCTACCCTGCCCTGCAGTGCCGACGCCTCGGGTAGGCAGCGCTGCATCACCAGGCCATCGACCAACCCACTGCCCAGCTCAGGGTCCACGACCGTGATGGTGGTGTCGACGTCGGGCAGGCAGCCCTGCCGATGCAATGAGCGCAGGCTGGCCAGATGCAGGTTTCTCCCGCAGTGACCGAAGCCTAGGATGATTGAGCGCAGCATCGTCATACAGCCTCATCCGCGCCCAGCAGCCGACGGCTCTCCAGGCAAGGGTCAGCAGCTGTTAGCAGACGTTCCCCCACCAACGCGGCGGCAAAGCCGATGCGTTCTACCAATTGCATGTCCTGATGACCGGCAACACCGCTTTCCGCCACGGCGATTACCGAAGCAGGCAGACACTCGAACAATTGGGCGGAACGGTCGAAGTCGACCTTGAAGGTATCGAGGTCGCGATTGTTGATACCCACTATCGACGCGTCGACCGATAGCGCCTGGTCGATGTCCGCCTCGTCAAAAGTCTCCACCAATACATCCAGCCCCAGCTGGTTCGCCAAGGCATGCAACCTCGCAAGGCTGCCGGGCGGCAGGCAGCGGACGATCATCAATATCGCGTCGGCGCCCAGAGCCCGCGCCTCGTAGACTTGATACTCATCGACGATGAAGTCCTTGTACATCACCGGCAAGGTGATTTGAGGATGGTTGGCCAGCATGCCAACGACATGGGGCGCATTACCAAAGAACCGACTGTCGGCGATGACCGACAAGGCACTGGCGCCCCCGGCCTGGTAAGCCATCGCCAACTGGAGTGGATCATAGTCAGCACGCAGCACGCCCTTGGACGGCGAGCGGTACTTGGCTTCGGCAATGAGCGAGATTCCCTCGCCTGCCAAGGCACCGGCAAAGTGACGGGGCGCCCGTGCGTCACGAATCCGCTTGAGCAGGGCATCGATACCGTGCGCCTGCTTGCGTTGAGCCGTTTCCTGGACTTTGTATCTGACAATCTCTTCGAGCATGGAACGACCACCATCAATGAGTTTGGGATAACGCCGGTAACAAGGCTGCAGAGAAACAGCGAGCGGTTCCTCTGCCAGCCGGCGAGGAGCAAACCTAATGGCCGTGAAGGTTTAAAACCACCTACCCAATGGGGTAGGCAGGCGGCAGGATGCCATCGGCGATGGGCTGCACCAGCATGCGATGGCACTGGCCCTGCAGGCTTTCCAAGGGGATTTCGCTGGGGTATAACAAACGCTGGGAAACGGCATCCGGAAATGGAGATTCGATGCGTACTTGGCTCGCAAACCTGCTGGCATGGACAAGCTCGGTCAAAGATGAGCAGGACTTGGTGAACGGCGTTCAACGCGTTGCCTGGGAGTTGGATTTCGAATGGTTTTCGTTCGGTGTCTGCACAGCCCTGCCTTTTTCCAACCCCATCATGCAGATGCGCTGCAATTTCTCGAGCACCTGGCAGCGCCGCTACAGCGACGCCGATTTCCTGCTTGTCGACCCTTCGGTACAGCGAGCGCGCGCCTGCACCACACCCTTTTTGTGGCAGGGAGAACTCATGCGCAAGATGCCGCAATTCTGGGAAGAAGCTCGCGCCGCAGGCCTGCGATACGGCTGGGCCTGCTCGCGCACCAATGCCTCGCGCCACCAAAGCATGCTGACGCTCGCCCGCAGCGGCTCTACGCTGGATGTGACCGAACTCAATGCCAAGGAACTCAAGATGCGCTGGCTTGCCGAGACTATTGCGCCAGTGATGGAAAGGCTGCTGATCACCCCGTCACATCAGGCCCAGCATTACCGGCTGACCGCACGGGAAATCGAGGTGCTACGTTGGACGGCCGATGGCAAGACACAGGAAGAGATCGCGCAGATCCTGGCCATCTCCTTCGACACCGTCAAATTCCATGTGAAGAACGCCGTGGGCAAGCTCGGCGCCACTAACAAAACCGCAGCGGTGGTCAGGGCAGCCGTCCTGGGCATCATCAGTTGACCCCACACCTACCTCGCAGGGAGCGTCACCGTGTTTCCAATGGATATCTGGTTCACCTACACCACAGCTTGCGTGCTGCTGGTCCTCTCTCCAGGCCCTGACAATTTGCTGGCGATAGGACGCGGGCTCAGCCAGGGTCGCCTGGCAGCCCTCGTGTCGGGCCTGTCGTCTGGCCTGGGTATCCTGTTTCACGTCACCACCGCGTCGCTGGGGCTCACGTTGTTGATCCAGACCTCGACCGTCGCCTTCTGGGTGGTCAAGTTGGTGGGGGCCGCCTACCTGCTCTGGCTCGGGATCAAGGTGCTGCGTGCCAAAAGCTTGATCACCTTCGCGCCCGCCGCGCGACAGCCCCTGCGCAGCATCTTGCTGACAGGCTTCCTTTCAGCGGCGCTCAATCCCAAGCCAGGGTTGTTCGTGCTGGCGTTCATCCCTCAATTCATCAACCCCGCACTTGGCTCGGTCACTGTGCAGATGCTGGTCTACGGGTTCTGGTTCGCTCTGCTGACGGCCGTGGGATTTTCGTTGATGGGTATCTTCGCCACGCGCCTGTCGCAATACATTTACAAACGCCCGCGCCTCGCCAACGGGCTCAACCTCGGCGCGGGGTTGACCTTCATCGTGTCAGGACTTTCCATCGCTGCCCTCAGCCAGAAATAACACTCACAGGTTTGGCCGATGCAATCAAAAAAAGCCGCGATCCGCCTTCAGCGGTCGCGGCTTTTCTTCAAGAGTGTTCAGGCGACGAGGATTTCCTCGAGGAACTCAATGAACACATTGATGCGACTGGAGCCGCGGTGGTTGGGCAGATACAGCGCGTTGATGCAGGAGCTGGCGGCCCCGGGATTGACTTCGTAGTGTTCCAGGACGCGGCTAAGGCGGCCCTGGCCGACATCGTCGCGCACCAGCCAGTCGGCCAGCAGCGCCACGCCGCCACCGGCCAGCGCCGCCTCTCGCAGGATGTCGGCGTTATTGCTCTGCAAGCGCCCCTGCACATTCAGGCTCAAGACAGCTTCGTCGCCCTGGAAAGTCCAGGCATGGTGCGCTGCGCCATAATCAAAACGCAGGCACTGGTGTTTGAGCAGGTCATTGGGGTGGCGTGGCAAACCGGTCCGTGCCAGGTACTCGGGGCTGGCCACGACCCAACGCTGGAAATGGCCGATCCTTTTACTGACGATGTCATCGCTGACCACCGACGAACCGAGACGCACCGACACATCGATTCGCTCGCTGATCAGGTCACTGACCCGATCGCTCAACGACAGGCTGATTTCCAGGCCGGGATGACGATCAAGCAGACGGCCCAGGTGGGGAGCGATGATGCGCCGGCCGAACTCCACCGGGACACTGACACGCAGATGCCCTTGGGGCTCAGTGCCACGGTCGGCGACAATGGCATCGGCTTCGTCGATGGACTCGATAATCGCCAGGGCCTTCTCGAAATAGGCTTGCCCGGCGACCGTGACGCTGGTGTTGCGCGTGGTGCGATTAAGCAGGCTGGCGCCCAGTTCCCCTTCCAACGCCGCCACCTGCCGGGTCACCGAAGACGTGGAAATACCCAGCTTGCGCGCCGCCGATGAATAGCCGCCACAACGCACGGTTTCAACAAACATCTTCAGCGCCAGCAACTTGTCCATAAGCCGATTCCGAGAGCGAAAAATCACCTCGACGACTATGCCTGAGCACGCAAGAGCTGTCTTGTATGACTGTGCTCAAGCCTTGCGATGGCGACGGCTTAGGAACAGCACCAACGCCAAGCCTGGAACACAGGCGATCGCAGCCGCCGACAGGTTCCACCCGACCTGCTCATACAGGGGGCTGGCGATCAACGAACCCAGGGCCCCGCCGACAAAGATGCTGGTCATGTACACGGCATTCAGACGCGCCCGGCTATGGGGATCGATGGCGTACACCTCACGCTGGCCGAGGACCATGTTGAGCTGCACGGCAAAATCCAGCAGCACCGCGCACACCACCAGCCAGAGATAACCACTGCCTGGCAGGGCCCCCAACCACAACGCAACAGGGGCCAGTATCAACGCAGCGAGGGTGCCACGCTGGCCATGCCCGGCGTCCGCCAATCGACCGGCAATCGGGGCCGCGATCGCACCAACGGCCCCTACCAAGGCAAACATCGCGACCTGCGCCTGGCTGAAACCGTGTTGACGAATCAGTTCAATGGGCACGATGGTCCAGAACAGGCTGAAGCTGGCGAACAGCAACCCTTGATACAAGGAACGCTCTCGCAGGCTTGGGTGGCGTCGCGCAAGGGCAAATACCGAGCGGATCAACTCGCCGTAAGAGGACTGATGGGTTGGCATGCGCCGTGGCAGGGCAACGGCCATGACCAAGGCAATCAACGCCATCAGGGCTGCGGCGCTGAAGAACACACCACGCCAACCGACCGCCTGTGCCAGCAGGCTCGACAGTGGGCGTGAGAGCAGAATCCCCAGCAGCAAGCCGCTCATGATATTGCCAACGACACGGCCACGGCTTGCTTCAGGGGCCATGTGCGCCGCCAGCGGTACGAGAATCTGCACGGCCACGGAAGTGAGGCCTATCAGCAATGAGAACAACAGGAACAACGAAGGCGAGTCGGTGAAGCCTGCCGCTACCAGGCACAGGCTGGCGACGAGCGTGAAGCCCACCACCAGGCGGCGATTTTCCATCAAGTCAGCCAAAGGCACCAACAGCAGCAGGCCCACGGCATAGCCTAATTGGGTCAGCGAAACGATCAGGCTGGCGTTGGCGCTGGACAGGCCGATTTGCGGGGCGATCAGCTCGACGATCGGCTGGGCGTAGTAGAGGTTGGCGACGACGGCCCCACAACAGAAAGCCAGCAAGGCGACCAGGGTGCTGGAGATTGGAGCCGGTCGTTCGCCTGCCTGCGCCGTATTTGCCGGAGTTGCAAAGTTGCCGATGGCCATGATGGAACCTCATTCGATGGAGAGAGTGTCGCCAAGGCTAGGCGCGACGCTCGCCCAGGAGAATCCGTCGCTGGGGCAATGCAGCGATGCGCATGACGCAACGACCCCAGCGTTGCCAATGACGCAAAACGTCATTGCGCGGGTTGGCAATACCGCAACCCATACCCCTTCGCTACGCTTGGGCACGGGCTACGGAGAACCGGCGAATGAAGGGGCGAATCATGAAAACCAAGCCGCTGTGGGTGGGCGCCGTCGTACTCGCCTTGGTGGGTGGAATAGGTGCCGCGTTGTTGATGTGGCGCCCGGCGATCGCTCCCGCCGACGCGCAATCACCATTCGATTCCAGCCAAGTGCACCGCGGTGCGCGGGTAGCCGAAGCCGGCGACTGCGCGGTCTGCCATACCCGTCCCGGCGGTCAGTACCTGGCCGGAGGATTGGCGCTGGTCACACCGTTCGGCACGCTCTATAGCACCAACATCACGCCGGATATCGAGACCGGGATTGGCCAGTGGTCATTGCCAGCGTTCCAGCGGGCGATGCGCGAGGGCGTTTCCCGGGACGGGCATTTGCTGTATCCCGCTTTCCCTTACGCGTACTACCGGCGCATGACCGACGAGGATATCGCGGACGTCTACGCCTACTTGATGAGTGGCCCCGCCGTACACGCACCAGCCGTGCAAAACCGGATGAACTTCCCGATGAACATCCGGCCATTGGTGTCGTTCTGGAACCTGCTGTTTCTGCATCAGCAACCCTTGACGCCCGTGGCCCAACAATCTGCAACCTGGAATCGTGGACGTTATCTGGTCGAAGGCCCTGGCCACTGTGGCGGCTGCCATTCGCCGCTCAATCCGTTGGGCGCGGAGAAATCCAACCAGCATCTTGCTGGAGGGCATGTAGACGGATGGGAGGCCCCTTCCCTGCTGGGTATGGCCAGCCGCCGGACATTCCCCTGGAGCAGCGCGCAACTGGCGCGCTACCTGCGGGCGGAGGTGGTCGAGGGCCATGGCACCGCCGCGGGACCGATGCGACCGGTCAGCCTCAGCCTGACCAACATGCCGGCCAGCGACGCCGACGCGATCGCCGAATATCTCCTGAGCCTCAAGGCCCCCGCGCCCAGCCCGGTCGCGCCCTCGATCAAACCTCCCAGCGAGGTGATCGGGCAAACGCCTGGCCCTCTACTGTTCCAGAGCGCCTGTGCAGGCTGCCATGGCCCGGCCGCGCCCATGCGCCAGATCGATGGGCGCCCTGCACTGGACCGCACATCGGCGCTGCATGCGACGAGCGCGCGCAACTTTCTCAAGACCGTGCTTGAAGGTGTGCCCGCCACCCCGGGGCGCCCCGGACCGAGCATGCCACCTTTCGCTGCCAGCCTCGACAACCACCAGCTCGCCGCCCTGGCCGGGTTCCTGCGCGAGCAGGCCAAGCCTGGCCAACCGTGGGCGGATCTTTCTTCCACTATTGATGAGTTACGTCAGGAGGCGCAATGACCCAAGTGACCCTCAACGTCAACGGCTCGCCCCATTCGCTGGAACTGGAGCCGGACATGCCGCTGCTGTACGCGCTGCGCAATCACCTGGGGCTCAACGGCGCCAAATACGGATGCGGCCTGGGTCAGTGCGGAGCCTGCACCGTGCTGGTCGATGACCAGCCCGTGTTCTCCTGCCTGACGCCCTGCTCCGGCCTGGAAAACAAGCACATCCGTACGGTCGAAAGCCTGGGCACGGCGGATCGTCCTGGCCCGTTGCAACGGGCCTTTATCGAGACCCAGGCCGCACAGTGCGGTTACTGCATCGCCGGCATGCTGATGCGCGCCCAGGCGTTGCTTGAGCGCGATCCCCATCCGGACGAACAGACCCTACGCGAGCACATGGCAACCAACTTGTGCCGTTGCGGAACCCATTTGCGCATCATCGACGC includes:
- a CDS encoding MFS transporter, which codes for MAIGNFATPANTAQAGERPAPISSTLVALLAFCCGAVVANLYYAQPIVELIAPQIGLSSANASLIVSLTQLGYAVGLLLLVPLADLMENRRLVVGFTLVASLCLVAAGFTDSPSLFLLFSLLIGLTSVAVQILVPLAAHMAPEASRGRVVGNIMSGLLLGILLSRPLSSLLAQAVGWRGVFFSAAALMALIALVMAVALPRRMPTHQSSYGELIRSVFALARRHPSLRERSLYQGLLFASFSLFWTIVPIELIRQHGFSQAQVAMFALVGAVGAIAAPIAGRLADAGHGQRGTLAALILAPVALWLGALPGSGYLWLVVCAVLLDFAVQLNMVLGQREVYAIDPHSRARLNAVYMTSIFVGGALGSLIASPLYEQVGWNLSAAAIACVPGLALVLFLSRRHRKA
- a CDS encoding c-type cytochrome translates to MKTKPLWVGAVVLALVGGIGAALLMWRPAIAPADAQSPFDSSQVHRGARVAEAGDCAVCHTRPGGQYLAGGLALVTPFGTLYSTNITPDIETGIGQWSLPAFQRAMREGVSRDGHLLYPAFPYAYYRRMTDEDIADVYAYLMSGPAVHAPAVQNRMNFPMNIRPLVSFWNLLFLHQQPLTPVAQQSATWNRGRYLVEGPGHCGGCHSPLNPLGAEKSNQHLAGGHVDGWEAPSLLGMASRRTFPWSSAQLARYLRAEVVEGHGTAAGPMRPVSLSLTNMPASDADAIAEYLLSLKAPAPSPVAPSIKPPSEVIGQTPGPLLFQSACAGCHGPAAPMRQIDGRPALDRTSALHATSARNFLKTVLEGVPATPGRPGPSMPPFAASLDNHQLAALAGFLREQAKPGQPWADLSSTIDELRQEAQ
- a CDS encoding (2Fe-2S)-binding protein; this translates as MTQVTLNVNGSPHSLELEPDMPLLYALRNHLGLNGAKYGCGLGQCGACTVLVDDQPVFSCLTPCSGLENKHIRTVESLGTADRPGPLQRAFIETQAAQCGYCIAGMLMRAQALLERDPHPDEQTLREHMATNLCRCGTHLRIIDAISRVARPDRSAT